A portion of the Piscirickettsia litoralis genome contains these proteins:
- a CDS encoding transposase, with amino-acid sequence MIKTLNKDLIFLDESGCYLNMTRHYARAFNGDRAIEYAPFRDTAKYSVIGAIGVDEVKAVGYGSWNTDSRIFITFIKELLLPKLNKNHAVIMDN; translated from the coding sequence ATGATAAAAACCTTAAATAAAGATCTTATTTTCCTTGATGAGTCTGGGTGTTATTTGAACATGACACGCCATTATGCCAGAGCTTTTAATGGTGATCGTGCGATTGAGTATGCTCCTTTTAGGGATACAGCGAAATATTCTGTTATTGGAGCAATCGGGGTTGATGAAGTCAAGGCGGTTGGCTATGGAAGCTGGAATACAGACTCTCGCATCTTCATAACATTCATCAAGGAATTATTATTGCCAAAGCTCAATAAAAACCACGCGGTTATTATGGATAATC
- a CDS encoding helix-turn-helix domain-containing protein: MPAAYSTDLRMKAVEAYKKGKYHQAEIAEQFGISIATLNRYWRAYNAHGDLSPKKYHHGRHAVLSGNNLNDVAKLIANKPDATIAELCEVYNQTHEIPVGRSMMHRACQKLKANYKKKSKRASQQQTDRVKKA, encoded by the coding sequence ATGCCAGCAGCTTACTCAACAGACCTTCGAATGAAAGCAGTAGAAGCTTATAAAAAGGGAAAATACCACCAAGCAGAGATCGCAGAGCAATTTGGTATCAGTATAGCCACTTTAAATCGATATTGGAGGGCCTATAATGCTCACGGAGATTTATCACCTAAAAAATACCATCATGGCCGCCATGCAGTTTTATCTGGGAATAACCTAAACGATGTTGCTAAGCTAATTGCAAATAAACCGGATGCAACGATTGCTGAACTCTGTGAAGTATACAACCAAACACATGAGATTCCTGTCGGAAGAAGTATGATGCATCGAGCTTGCCAGAAACTAAAGGCCAACTACAAGAAGAAGTCTAAAAGAGCTTCTCAGCAACAGACAGATAGGGTAAAAAAAGCGTAA
- a CDS encoding transposase — protein sequence MMWILRKQYECLTEADKNKFELLYKHSPLLKKAHHYALKLTHIFNAHSDRKSAMAKIDRWITAVEKSGLTCFNLFITTLNKYKGCIINYFKDRENSGFVEGLNNKIKVIKRRCYGFFKTESLFQRLVLDLQGYDMFAV from the coding sequence ATGATGTGGATATTGCGTAAGCAGTATGAATGCCTAACTGAGGCCGATAAAAATAAATTTGAGTTACTCTACAAACATTCACCACTCCTGAAAAAGGCTCATCATTACGCTTTAAAATTAACACATATATTTAATGCCCACAGCGATAGAAAATCAGCCATGGCCAAAATTGACCGATGGATCACTGCTGTAGAAAAAAGTGGACTCACTTGTTTTAATTTATTTATTACAACACTTAACAAATATAAAGGCTGTATTATCAACTATTTTAAAGATCGAGAAAATAGTGGTTTTGTTGAAGGGCTCAATAATAAAATTAAAGTCATTAAAAGGCGCTGTTATGGTTTTTTTAAAACGGAGTCGTTGTTCCAGAGATTGGTGTTAGATTTGCAGGGCTACGATATGTTTGCAGTGTAA
- a CDS encoding sugar efflux transporter, translating into MPLLRQNDSKSLVFLLVIFLTGIAVALQFSTLSLFLANDINANSLLIGLFYAVNAVAGILVSQLLASYSDNNSALKQIIISCCIAGVLMSTLFAFNRNYWLLLIFGVLLSSIASTTSPLLFAHAREYTKQQKKDSNMFITVMRSLYSLAWVVGPPISFVIAIDYGFFFLYLVATIMFLFCTLVVMLKLPKSTNPKFTQAHKINVWENRDVRLLFTASTLMWTSNNMYRISMPLYVFYSLHLNEKLAGIMMGIAACVEIPAMLVSGYYTRKIGKHNMMLISASAGILFYGGLLYFHTQNQLLEIQLFCAMFVGILASTGMCYFQDLLGHAPCIGTTLYSNTMKAGAVISGVLSGVVTKWFGFHGVFETSLLLIIISLICLSKMDKGKCYKT; encoded by the coding sequence TTGCCCTTATTACGTCAAAACGATAGCAAATCGTTGGTTTTTTTACTGGTTATTTTTTTGACTGGTATTGCTGTAGCTCTGCAGTTCTCGACCTTAAGCCTATTTTTGGCCAATGATATTAATGCTAATTCTTTGTTGATAGGTCTTTTCTATGCCGTGAATGCGGTGGCTGGTATTCTAGTCAGCCAATTGTTAGCAAGCTACTCGGATAATAATTCGGCACTCAAGCAGATAATCATTAGCTGCTGTATTGCTGGAGTTCTTATGAGCACCCTCTTCGCCTTTAACCGCAACTATTGGCTTTTATTGATCTTTGGAGTATTGCTCAGCAGTATCGCCTCCACGACCTCTCCTTTGTTGTTTGCTCATGCCAGAGAGTACACAAAACAACAGAAAAAAGACTCGAATATGTTTATTACAGTCATGCGGAGCCTGTATTCTTTGGCATGGGTGGTTGGTCCACCGATTTCCTTTGTTATTGCCATCGATTATGGTTTTTTTTTCTTGTACCTTGTCGCTACAATAATGTTTCTATTTTGTACGTTGGTGGTAATGCTGAAACTACCTAAAAGCACAAACCCCAAATTTACCCAAGCTCACAAGATCAATGTCTGGGAAAACAGGGATGTGCGCTTGTTGTTTACGGCTTCCACCCTGATGTGGACCTCTAATAACATGTACCGTATTAGTATGCCGCTTTATGTTTTTTACTCTCTCCATCTGAATGAAAAACTGGCAGGAATCATGATGGGAATTGCCGCATGTGTGGAGATCCCAGCAATGCTGGTAAGCGGTTACTACACTCGTAAGATAGGCAAACATAACATGATGCTGATCTCCGCCAGTGCAGGTATCCTCTTCTATGGCGGTCTATTGTATTTCCATACTCAAAATCAACTCCTCGAAATTCAACTGTTTTGTGCTATGTTTGTTGGCATTCTAGCCAGTACAGGCATGTGCTATTTTCAGGATTTATTGGGACATGCACCTTGTATAGGTACTACACTGTATAGCAACACGATGAAGGCAGGAGCTGTCATCAGCGGTGTGTTATCTGGTGTAGTGACAAAGTGGTTCGGTTTTCATGGTGTATTTGAAACATCTTTGCTCCTGATAATAATCAGCCTTATCTGTTTATCGAAAATGGACAAAGGTAAATGTTACAAAACGTAA